The Diadema setosum chromosome 12, eeDiaSeto1, whole genome shotgun sequence genome has a segment encoding these proteins:
- the LOC140236320 gene encoding galanin receptor 2b-like: MPDVEQSNNTSVPTVTLPPEQLGGGGGAALNDLYLQIFYAFIGLLGLVGNSIVCFVFIAKRQQFQSITNHLILNQSLIDLLDSVLFILIHYAAPGISESNSVGNRGLAEFFCRMWDSEYPLWALYVASTANLVVLSLERYFATCHPVKHRNFFTVRRAKFCMVCVWVYGALYQLYWPLVFIYSPERACYPHWPNRGVQIFMGCLLFMLEYLFPIIIMSFAYISIIFMLRRRTKSHGKVQVNAFQRAKRNVTTTLCIVFVSYIVCWTPTELTYLAYNMGYDYDFNSTTHDVVKGLVLCNMCVNPVIYAFKYEHFQMEFKNICFARCNQGNRISMEPHGTVVSQPANSSNNTP, from the coding sequence ATGCCTGATGTGGAACAGAGCAACAACACCAGCGTGCCCACGGTAACACTTCCCCCTGAACAGCTCGGAGGTGGCGGGGGAGCCGCGCTGAACGACCTGTATCTCCAGATCTTCTACGCCTTCATCGGACTATTAGGGCTGGTTGGAAATAGCATCGTTTGCTTTGTATTTATCGCCAAGCGTCAGCAGTTTCAGTCGATCACAAACCACCTGATTTTGAATCAGTCCTTGATCGACCTTCTGGACTCGGTCCTTTTCATTCTCATCCACTATGCCGCCCCGGGAATCTCCGAGTCGAATAGCGTGGGGAATCGGGGTCTCGCGGAGTTCTTCTGCAGGATGTGGGACTCCGAGTATCCGCTGTGGGCTCTCTACGTAGCGTCCACGGCAAACCTTGTCGTTTTGTCGCTGGAGAGGTACTTCGCTACGTGCCACCCTGTCAAACACAGGAACTTCTTCACCGTTCGACGCGCGAAGTTTTGCATGGTGTGTGTCTGGGTGTATGGCGCCCTCTATCAACTGTATTGGCCTCTTGTCTTTATCTATTCGCCCGAACGTGCCTGCTACCCCCACTGGCCAAACCGTGGGGTCCAAATCTTCATGGGTTGTCTGCTGTTTATGCTGGAGTATCTCTTCCCGATCATCATCATGAGTTTTGCGTACATTAGCATCATATTCATGCTGCGCAGGCGCACAAAGAGTCATGGAAAGGTACAGGTGAACGCATTCCAGCGCGCAAAGCGAAACGTCACAACGACGTTATGCATAGTTTTTGTGAGCTACATCGTCTGCTGGACGCCTACAGAACTCACTTATCTCGCCTACAACATGGGCTATGATTATGACTTTAACAGCACCACGCACGACGTAGTCAAGGGGCTAGTACTATGCAACATGTGCGTCAACCCTGTGATATACGCATTCAAGTATGAACACTTCCAGATGGAattcaaaaatatttgcttcGCGCGCTGTAACCAGGGCAACCGTATAAGCATGGAGCCGCATGGGACAGTTGTCAGTCAACCTGCGAATTCGTCCAATAACACTCCTTGA